The proteins below come from a single Salinilacihabitans rarus genomic window:
- a CDS encoding DNA-directed RNA polymerase subunit H, with the protein MVDVSQHELVPEHTVLDEETLEGVLEEYDIDRTDLPKIKRTDPALPDEAEVGDVIKIVRDSRTTDQAVVYRLVVE; encoded by the coding sequence ATGGTAGACGTAAGCCAACACGAACTCGTTCCGGAGCACACCGTCCTCGACGAAGAGACCCTCGAGGGCGTGCTCGAGGAGTACGACATCGACCGCACAGACCTGCCGAAAATCAAACGCACCGATCCGGCGCTTCCCGACGAGGCGGAGGTCGGGGACGTCATCAAGATCGTCCGGGACTCGCGAACGACCGACCAAGCCGTGGTCTACCGACTCGTGGTAGAATAG
- a CDS encoding group I intron-associated PD-(D/E)XK endonuclease, whose translation MGNSKDIGDETEAVIISHLVADGYSVAIPFGDNDRYDLVVDDEENLYRVQCKTAWRNKERTIRFNTHSQTTKDGQYHERTYHEEIDGFLVRYPENDRLYWIGIDDATEQKMELRFEARIDHPSINWAADYEFDGKIP comes from the coding sequence GTGGGTAACTCGAAAGACATCGGTGACGAAACGGAGGCGGTAATTATCTCGCACCTCGTCGCGGATGGCTACAGCGTCGCGATCCCTTTCGGCGACAACGACAGGTACGACCTCGTGGTCGACGACGAAGAAAACCTCTATCGAGTGCAGTGTAAAACCGCGTGGCGAAACAAAGAACGGACGATACGGTTCAACACGCACTCACAGACGACGAAAGACGGCCAGTATCACGAAAGGACGTATCACGAAGAAATCGATGGGTTTCTCGTTCGATACCCGGAGAACGATCGTCTCTATTGGATCGGAATCGACGACGCGACCGAACAGAAAATGGAACTTCGGTTCGAAGCGCGCATAGATCACCCATCCATCAACTGGGCTGCTGATTACGAATTCGACGGGAAAATTCCGTAA
- a CDS encoding protein-L-isoaspartate O-methyltransferase family protein, whose product MDLAVLREDMVDGLTHESKAVLADGALADAMGAVPRHEFVEDERVAYADRDHECLGTRVLSPSTVARLLEALSAREGHSTLVVGAGVGYTAAVLAELVGEANVHAVDIARPVVYEARANLERAGYGGVLVDCRDGARGLPEYAPFDRILVEAAAVAPPQALLDQLADGGRLVYPKGAHRQRLEAVSADGSTEAFGAVSFDPLLVDGEQTGAVERNRTAREDVEHAIARSQSRAGWEQEWIEWD is encoded by the coding sequence ATGGACCTCGCGGTACTGCGCGAGGACATGGTCGACGGGCTGACCCACGAGTCCAAGGCCGTCCTCGCCGACGGCGCCCTCGCCGACGCGATGGGCGCCGTCCCCCGTCACGAGTTCGTCGAGGACGAGCGGGTCGCCTACGCCGACCGCGACCACGAGTGTCTCGGGACGCGCGTCCTCTCGCCGTCCACCGTCGCGCGCCTGCTGGAGGCGCTCTCCGCGCGCGAGGGACACTCGACGCTCGTCGTCGGCGCCGGCGTCGGCTACACCGCCGCCGTCCTCGCGGAACTCGTCGGCGAGGCGAACGTCCACGCGGTCGACATCGCCCGCCCGGTCGTCTACGAGGCGCGAGCCAACCTCGAACGGGCCGGCTACGGCGGCGTCCTCGTGGACTGTCGCGACGGCGCCCGGGGGCTACCGGAGTACGCCCCGTTCGACCGCATCCTCGTCGAGGCGGCCGCGGTCGCCCCGCCGCAGGCGCTTCTCGACCAACTGGCCGACGGCGGACGGCTGGTGTACCCGAAGGGCGCCCACCGCCAGCGCCTCGAAGCCGTCTCGGCGGACGGCTCGACCGAGGCGTTCGGGGCGGTCTCGTTCGACCCGCTGCTCGTCGACGGCGAACAGACGGGCGCGGTCGAGCGCAACCGGACCGCCCGCGAGGACGTCGAGCACGCGATCGCCCGCTCGCAGTCCCGTGCCGGCTGGGAACAGGAGTGGATCGAGTGGGACTGA
- a CDS encoding protein-L-isoaspartate(D-aspartate) O-methyltransferase, translated as MTDDPTGPDDADEFASARERMADAVARQTDASDRVRRALAAVPRHEFVPPGRRTAAYEDRPLPIGDGQTISAPHMVAIMADLLDLEPGDEVLEIGTGCGYHAAVTAALVGDGNVYSVEYGADLAERARETLADLGYGGVSVRTGDGREGWPERAPFDAAYVTCAAPSFPDPVVEQVRTGGRLLAPIGSARQTLVFAYKREDGSLDREDHGAVRFVPLRG; from the coding sequence GTGACCGACGATCCGACGGGCCCGGACGACGCGGACGAGTTCGCGTCGGCCCGCGAGCGGATGGCCGACGCCGTCGCCCGGCAGACCGACGCGAGCGACCGCGTCCGCCGCGCGCTCGCGGCCGTCCCCCGCCACGAGTTCGTCCCGCCGGGTCGTCGGACCGCCGCCTACGAGGACCGGCCGCTGCCGATCGGCGACGGCCAGACGATCAGCGCCCCGCACATGGTCGCCATCATGGCGGACCTGCTCGACCTCGAACCCGGCGACGAGGTCCTCGAGATCGGCACCGGCTGTGGCTACCACGCCGCGGTCACCGCCGCACTCGTCGGCGACGGGAACGTCTACAGCGTCGAGTACGGCGCCGACCTCGCGGAGCGCGCCCGGGAGACCCTCGCCGACCTCGGCTACGGGGGCGTCTCCGTCCGCACCGGCGACGGCCGCGAGGGCTGGCCCGAGCGGGCCCCCTTCGACGCCGCCTACGTGACCTGCGCGGCGCCGTCGTTCCCCGACCCCGTCGTCGAGCAGGTCCGCACCGGCGGCCGCCTCCTCGCGCCCATCGGGAGCGCCCGACAGACGCTCGTCTTCGCGTACAAGCGCGAGGACGGGTCGCTCGACCGCGAGGACCACGGCGCGGTCCGGTTCGTCCCGCTGCGCGGCTGA
- a CDS encoding HVO_0476 family zinc finger protein, with amino-acid sequence MSDTQDRIPTTCPSCSPELETVHEVLSPGGGALTVRCGECGHVHKIQPEREREVTLDVVVSQEGESFTANVTTPEDETVAVGDEFLLETEEVLATVRVTSVEVGDDRRVEEAPADEVRTVWTREVDNVAVDVTIHPKDGRRDDSRSVTVYVPGDYEFAVGAVEEFGDDEFEVDAFVVRGDATGYRRDRYEHEGDTVLAKDAKRVYAFDQTTSAWSAW; translated from the coding sequence ATGAGCGACACTCAGGACCGGATCCCGACGACCTGCCCCTCGTGCTCGCCGGAGCTCGAGACGGTCCACGAGGTGCTCTCGCCGGGCGGCGGGGCCCTCACCGTCCGCTGTGGCGAGTGCGGGCACGTCCACAAGATCCAGCCCGAACGCGAGCGCGAAGTGACCCTCGACGTGGTCGTCTCCCAGGAGGGCGAATCGTTCACGGCGAACGTCACGACCCCCGAAGACGAGACCGTCGCCGTCGGCGACGAGTTCCTCCTCGAAACCGAGGAGGTGCTGGCGACCGTCCGCGTGACGAGCGTCGAGGTCGGCGACGACCGCCGCGTCGAGGAGGCCCCCGCCGACGAGGTCCGGACCGTCTGGACCCGCGAGGTCGACAACGTCGCCGTCGACGTGACGATCCACCCGAAGGACGGCCGCCGCGACGACAGCCGGAGCGTCACCGTCTACGTCCCCGGCGACTACGAGTTCGCGGTCGGGGCCGTCGAGGAGTTCGGCGACGACGAGTTCGAGGTCGACGCCTTCGTCGTCCGGGGGGACGCGACGGGCTACCGCCGCGACCGATACGAACACGAGGGCGACACCGTCCTCGCGAAAGACGCCAAGCGCGTCTACGCCTTCGACCAGACGACGTCGGCCTGGTCGGCGTGGTAA
- a CDS encoding aminopeptidase, whose amino-acid sequence MSDLRPPAETALRQCLDLQPDESCAIVTDDEREAIGEALYEVASGITDDATIVRYPPGEQHGAEPPAPVAAALREADAFLAPTTKSLSHTRARSRATEAGARGATLPGITEEVFTTGLDADYDRIREACERTIEQVAGAAEVRVETDRGTDVTFRPGDREWLDDTGDVTDPGTFSNLPAGEVFVSPASADGTVVVDGTMMPYGLLDDGQTVEFTVEDGLVTDIADDEVREQVAAAAEEVGDAAYNLAELGVGTNVAVTELVGSVLLDEKAGGTIHVAIGDDAGIGGDTEAPIHLDGIVREPTVYADGEEVELPRN is encoded by the coding sequence ATGTCCGACCTTCGTCCGCCGGCCGAGACGGCCCTCCGACAGTGTCTCGACCTCCAGCCCGACGAGTCCTGTGCGATCGTCACCGACGACGAGCGCGAAGCGATCGGCGAGGCGCTCTACGAGGTAGCCAGCGGGATCACCGACGACGCGACGATCGTTCGCTACCCGCCGGGCGAACAGCACGGGGCCGAGCCACCGGCGCCGGTCGCGGCCGCCCTCCGCGAGGCCGACGCGTTCCTCGCGCCGACGACCAAGAGCCTGAGCCACACCCGGGCGCGCTCGCGGGCGACCGAGGCGGGCGCCCGCGGCGCCACCCTCCCGGGGATCACCGAGGAGGTGTTCACCACGGGGCTGGACGCCGACTACGACCGCATCCGCGAGGCGTGCGAGCGTACCATCGAGCAGGTCGCCGGCGCCGCGGAGGTCCGCGTCGAGACCGACCGCGGGACGGACGTCACCTTCCGCCCCGGCGACCGCGAGTGGCTCGACGACACCGGCGACGTGACCGACCCCGGTACGTTCTCGAACCTCCCCGCCGGCGAGGTGTTCGTCAGCCCCGCGTCCGCCGACGGCACGGTCGTCGTCGACGGGACGATGATGCCCTACGGCCTCCTCGACGACGGGCAGACGGTCGAGTTCACCGTCGAGGACGGCCTCGTCACCGACATCGCGGACGACGAGGTCCGCGAGCAGGTCGCGGCCGCCGCCGAGGAGGTCGGCGACGCCGCGTACAACCTCGCGGAACTCGGCGTCGGGACGAACGTCGCGGTCACCGAACTCGTGGGCTCGGTCCTGCTCGACGAGAAGGCCGGCGGGACGATCCACGTCGCCATCGGCGACGACGCGGGCATCGGCGGCGACACCGAGGCGCCGATCCACCTCGACGGGATCGTGCGGGAGCCGACGGTGTACGCGGACGGGGAGGAAGTCGAACTTCCGCGAAACTAG
- a CDS encoding phosphoglycerate kinase, whose amino-acid sequence MFQTIDDLEPGQRLLVRCDLNSPVEDGTVQDNRRFSRHAETLRELLADDHAVAVLAHQGRPGRDSFVSLEQHADVLADHLDREVGFVADTFGEEALAAIRDLEGGDVLVLENARMCDEELPEEDPEVKAETEFVRTLAPEFDAYVNDAYSAAHRSHASLVGFPVVMDAYAGRVMEAEYTANSAIQTREFDGPVTMVLGGTKAEDLIPVIERVDDTVDRFCLGGIVGELFLRAAGHDVGYDVDGTEFFDHQWDDHADTIERILDEYGDRLHLATDLAYEGDDGERAEAPVEGLAKDTSYLDVGSETADAYADLVRDSEAAFVKGALGVFEDERFAHGTVEVLRAIAETDCFSVVGGGDTSRAVDLYDLDAEDFSHVSIAGGAYVRALTGEPLVGVEVLEREA is encoded by the coding sequence ATGTTCCAGACGATCGACGACCTCGAGCCCGGACAGCGGCTGCTGGTTCGCTGTGACCTGAACTCCCCCGTCGAGGACGGCACCGTACAGGACAACCGCCGGTTCAGCCGCCACGCCGAGACCCTGCGCGAACTGCTCGCCGACGACCACGCCGTCGCCGTCCTCGCCCACCAGGGCCGGCCCGGCCGCGACTCGTTCGTCTCGCTCGAACAGCACGCCGACGTCCTCGCGGACCACCTCGACCGCGAGGTCGGCTTCGTCGCCGACACCTTCGGCGAGGAGGCGCTCGCGGCGATCCGCGACCTCGAGGGCGGCGACGTGCTCGTCCTCGAGAACGCACGGATGTGCGACGAGGAACTCCCCGAGGAGGACCCCGAAGTGAAGGCCGAGACGGAGTTCGTCCGAACGCTCGCCCCCGAGTTCGACGCCTACGTCAACGACGCCTACTCGGCGGCCCACCGCTCGCACGCCTCGCTGGTCGGCTTCCCGGTCGTCATGGACGCCTACGCGGGCCGGGTGATGGAGGCCGAGTACACCGCCAACTCCGCGATCCAGACCCGCGAGTTCGACGGCCCCGTCACGATGGTGCTCGGCGGGACCAAAGCCGAGGACCTCATCCCGGTCATCGAGCGCGTCGACGACACCGTCGACCGGTTCTGTCTCGGCGGCATCGTCGGCGAACTGTTCCTGCGGGCCGCGGGCCACGACGTCGGCTACGACGTCGACGGCACCGAGTTCTTCGACCACCAGTGGGACGACCACGCCGACACCATCGAGCGCATCCTCGACGAGTACGGCGACCGCCTCCACCTCGCGACCGACCTCGCCTACGAGGGCGACGACGGCGAGCGCGCCGAGGCCCCCGTCGAGGGTCTCGCGAAGGACACCTCCTACCTCGACGTCGGCTCCGAGACCGCCGACGCCTACGCCGACCTCGTCCGCGACTCCGAGGCGGCCTTCGTCAAGGGTGCGCTCGGCGTCTTCGAGGACGAGCGCTTCGCCCACGGCACCGTCGAGGTCCTGCGGGCCATCGCCGAGACGGACTGCTTCTCGGTCGTCGGCGGCGGCGACACCTCGCGGGCGGTCGACCTCTACGACCTCGACGCCGAGGACTTCTCGCACGTCTCGATCGCCGGCGGGGCCTACGTCCGCGCGCTGACGGGCGAACCGCTCGTCGGCGTCGAGGTCCTCGAACGAGAGGCCTGA
- the gap gene encoding type I glyceraldehyde-3-phosphate dehydrogenase, whose amino-acid sequence MSEHSYEGGSPAGDTVRIGLNGFGRIGRNVLRASLDYDGVEIVGINDVMDDDDMEYLLRYDSVHGRLENVERDGDTLRVGEQEIQLINERDPSQLPWDDLDVDVAFEATGLFRTYDDAAQHLDAGADKVLISAPPKGEKEVLTIVYGVNHDEYDGEDVVSNASCTTNSVAPVVKVLEEEFGIESGLLTTVHAYTGTQNLIDGPLSKRRRGRAAAENIIPTTTGAAIATTEVLPQLEGKLDGMAMRVPVPNGSITDLTVDLEADVTEDDVADAVREAADGELAGVLGYTDEEIVSRDVVGMPFSSYVDLESTMVLEGGLVKVLTWYDNEYGFSNRMLDLATHVVAQTEDAEAAAR is encoded by the coding sequence ATGAGTGAACATTCATACGAAGGTGGCAGTCCGGCGGGGGATACCGTACGCATCGGCCTCAACGGCTTCGGGCGGATCGGCCGCAACGTCCTGCGCGCGTCGCTCGACTACGACGGGGTCGAAATCGTCGGCATCAACGACGTGATGGACGACGACGACATGGAGTACCTGCTCCGGTACGACTCGGTCCACGGGCGCCTCGAAAACGTCGAGCGCGACGGCGACACCCTCCGGGTCGGCGAGCAGGAGATCCAACTCATCAACGAACGCGACCCCTCGCAGCTCCCGTGGGACGACCTCGACGTCGACGTCGCCTTCGAGGCGACCGGGCTGTTCCGCACGTACGACGACGCGGCCCAGCACCTCGACGCGGGCGCGGACAAGGTCCTCATCTCGGCGCCGCCGAAAGGCGAGAAGGAGGTCCTGACGATCGTCTACGGCGTCAACCACGACGAGTACGACGGCGAGGACGTCGTCTCGAACGCCTCCTGTACGACGAACTCCGTCGCGCCGGTCGTGAAGGTCCTCGAAGAGGAGTTCGGCATCGAGTCGGGCCTGCTCACGACGGTCCACGCCTACACCGGCACGCAGAACCTGATCGACGGCCCGCTGAGCAAGCGCCGCCGCGGGCGCGCCGCCGCCGAGAACATCATCCCGACGACGACCGGCGCCGCCATCGCCACCACCGAGGTCCTGCCCCAGCTCGAGGGTAAACTCGACGGGATGGCGATGCGCGTCCCCGTCCCGAACGGCTCGATCACCGACCTCACCGTCGACCTCGAAGCCGACGTCACCGAGGACGACGTCGCCGACGCCGTCCGCGAGGCCGCCGACGGCGAACTCGCCGGCGTGCTCGGCTACACCGACGAGGAGATCGTCTCCCGGGACGTCGTCGGCATGCCGTTCTCCTCGTACGTCGACCTCGAGTCGACGATGGTCCTCGAAGGCGGCCTCGTGAAGGTGCTGACGTGGTACGACAACGAGTACGGCTTCTCGAACCGGATGCTCGACCTCGCGACGCACGTCGTCGCCCAGACCGAGGACGCCGAGGCCGCGGCCCGGTAG
- a CDS encoding type II glyceraldehyde-3-phosphate dehydrogenase: MLRVGINGYGTIGKRVADAVRAQPDMEVRGVAKVSPDYVAVGAAEAGYPLYAVDGERIDGFREIGVAVAGTVDELVADSDVVIDATPSGVGAENRPLYERHDTPALFQGGEDATVAEVSFNSRANFEEAADAEYVRVVSCNTTGLSRLVAPLYETYGIEKVRATLVRRGGDPTQTGRGPINDAVPDPVSVPSHHGPDVRTIFPDLSIDTVGLKVPTTMMHVHSINVTLAEEPDDEAAVRDLLADEDRIVTVPGYAGIDGAGTLKDFAADAGRPRGDIWENCIWEESVTLQGRDLYCMQAIHQESDVVPENVDALRALTGSLDGPESRALTNESLGIGFGRLEDRPRRTVDRTAAD; the protein is encoded by the coding sequence ATGCTCCGGGTCGGAATCAACGGGTACGGAACCATCGGCAAACGCGTCGCGGACGCGGTTCGAGCGCAACCTGACATGGAGGTCCGCGGCGTCGCCAAGGTGAGCCCGGACTACGTCGCCGTCGGAGCGGCGGAGGCCGGCTACCCGCTGTACGCCGTCGACGGCGAGCGGATCGATGGGTTCCGGGAGATCGGCGTCGCCGTCGCCGGCACCGTCGACGAACTGGTCGCCGACAGCGACGTCGTGATCGACGCAACGCCTTCCGGGGTCGGCGCCGAGAACCGCCCGCTGTACGAGCGCCACGACACTCCCGCGCTGTTCCAGGGCGGCGAGGACGCCACCGTCGCCGAGGTGAGCTTCAACTCCCGGGCGAACTTCGAGGAGGCCGCCGACGCCGAGTACGTCCGCGTCGTCTCCTGTAACACGACGGGGCTCTCGCGGCTGGTCGCCCCCCTCTACGAGACCTACGGCATCGAGAAGGTCCGTGCGACGCTCGTCCGCCGCGGCGGCGACCCGACCCAGACCGGCCGCGGCCCGATCAACGACGCCGTCCCGGACCCCGTCTCCGTCCCCTCCCACCACGGCCCGGACGTCCGGACGATCTTCCCCGACCTCTCGATCGACACCGTCGGCCTGAAGGTCCCCACGACGATGATGCACGTCCACTCGATCAACGTCACGCTCGCGGAGGAACCCGACGACGAGGCGGCGGTCCGGGACCTCCTCGCCGACGAGGACCGCATCGTCACCGTGCCGGGCTACGCCGGCATCGACGGCGCCGGCACGCTCAAGGACTTCGCCGCCGACGCCGGCCGCCCGCGCGGGGACATCTGGGAGAACTGCATCTGGGAGGAGTCGGTCACCCTCCAGGGACGGGACCTCTACTGTATGCAGGCCATCCACCAGGAGTCAGACGTCGTCCCCGAGAACGTCGACGCCCTGCGGGCGCTGACGGGCAGCCTCGACGGTCCCGAGAGTCGAGCGCTCACGAACGAGAGCCTCGGCATCGGCTTCGGCCGTCTCGAGGACCGCCCCCGCCGGACCGTCGACCGCACCGCCGCCGACTGA
- a CDS encoding Hsp20/alpha crystallin family protein, producing MRRDDRDEPFDDFFREIERMMNEMMGGANVDFESNAGVETGFGADTHVDIHETDDELRVVADLPGVEKENIDLECDGEHLTISARSDHREYDERISLPRRVDEHTATATYNNGVLEVVFDPADGSSDIDLE from the coding sequence ATGCGCCGAGACGACCGCGACGAACCCTTCGACGACTTCTTTCGCGAGATCGAGCGGATGATGAACGAGATGATGGGCGGCGCGAACGTCGACTTCGAGTCGAACGCGGGCGTCGAGACCGGGTTCGGCGCGGACACGCACGTCGACATCCACGAGACGGACGACGAACTCCGCGTCGTCGCGGACCTGCCGGGCGTCGAGAAGGAGAACATCGACCTCGAGTGCGACGGCGAACACCTCACCATCTCCGCCCGGAGCGACCACCGGGAGTACGACGAGCGCATCTCCCTGCCCCGCCGCGTCGACGAACACACCGCCACCGCGACCTACAACAACGGCGTCCTCGAAGTCGTCTTCGACCCGGCCGACGGCTCCTCGGACATCGACCTCGAGTAA
- a CDS encoding SDR family oxidoreductase, protein MNALLDGKAAVVTGAASGIGRAVATRFAEEGANVVVADVREEPRQGGTPTHERIRTETDADAAYVDCDVTEADDLRAAVDAAEAFGGLDVMVNNAGIFGPMGSITEIPFEDYRDLMAINLDSVFLGSKIAATRLVERGEGGAIVNVSSLAGLQGYGEIAPYCAAKAGVRNLTYALADDLGPHGIRVNAVHPGEVETALTTEDFPVVGTEQGEALKATIPLRKLGQPEDVANAVTFLASDMAGHVTAESLLVDGGARNTS, encoded by the coding sequence ATGAACGCGTTACTCGACGGAAAGGCGGCTGTCGTAACGGGCGCTGCGAGCGGGATCGGACGGGCGGTCGCGACGCGGTTCGCCGAGGAGGGAGCGAACGTCGTCGTCGCCGACGTACGGGAGGAGCCCCGGCAGGGCGGCACCCCGACCCACGAGCGGATCCGGACGGAGACCGACGCGGACGCGGCGTACGTCGACTGCGACGTGACCGAGGCCGACGACCTGCGGGCCGCGGTCGACGCCGCCGAGGCGTTCGGCGGCCTCGACGTCATGGTCAACAACGCGGGCATCTTCGGCCCGATGGGGTCGATCACCGAGATTCCCTTCGAGGACTACCGCGACCTGATGGCGATCAACCTCGACAGCGTCTTCCTCGGCTCGAAGATCGCCGCGACGCGGCTCGTCGAACGGGGCGAGGGCGGCGCGATCGTGAACGTCTCGAGTCTCGCCGGCCTGCAGGGGTACGGCGAGATCGCCCCCTACTGCGCGGCGAAAGCCGGCGTCCGGAACCTGACGTACGCGCTCGCCGACGACCTCGGCCCCCACGGCATCCGGGTCAACGCCGTCCACCCCGGCGAGGTGGAGACGGCGCTGACGACCGAGGACTTCCCCGTGGTCGGCACGGAGCAGGGCGAGGCCCTGAAGGCGACGATCCCGCTGCGAAAGCTGGGCCAGCCCGAGGACGTCGCCAACGCGGTGACGTTCCTCGCGAGCGACATGGCGGGGCACGTGACCGCCGAGTCGCTGCTGGTCGACGGCGGCGCCCGGAACACGAGCTAA
- a CDS encoding ATP-grasp domain-containing protein: MIELAVANRQETFERMREPLAERGVRARHVRVRERTVPLGADAPWSPDEFDVGFVYPGRLMEGGVADALLGVPWLNGREAVSTSRNKAGVLARLGRAGVPVPESVYVSSPVDESALRAVFERFEPPVVVKPNSTTRGVGVAKAADLDSFLGICDYLGLVHDYRATGDKSFLVQEYVPDAVDYRVMVLEGEYVGAVERRLPAGARERGRWKHNVHRGAEATGVELPDPLCDLAESVARELDVPFLGVDLLVADDRTVVAETNARPTIDAATKYEPDFYDRLASAIRTRTEG, from the coding sequence ATGATCGAACTCGCGGTCGCCAACCGACAGGAGACCTTCGAGCGAATGCGCGAACCGCTCGCGGAGCGCGGCGTCCGGGCGCGACACGTGCGCGTACGGGAACGAACCGTCCCGCTGGGGGCGGACGCGCCGTGGTCGCCCGACGAGTTCGACGTCGGCTTCGTCTACCCCGGGCGACTGATGGAAGGCGGCGTCGCGGACGCGCTGCTCGGGGTGCCGTGGCTCAACGGCCGGGAGGCGGTCTCGACCTCGCGCAACAAGGCCGGCGTGCTCGCGCGCCTCGGCCGCGCGGGCGTCCCGGTGCCGGAGTCGGTCTACGTGTCGAGTCCGGTCGATGAGTCGGCGCTCCGGGCGGTCTTCGAGCGGTTCGAGCCCCCGGTCGTCGTCAAGCCGAACTCGACGACCCGCGGCGTCGGCGTCGCGAAGGCCGCGGACCTCGACTCCTTTCTCGGGATCTGTGACTACCTCGGACTGGTCCACGATTACCGCGCGACCGGCGACAAGTCGTTTCTCGTCCAGGAGTACGTCCCCGACGCCGTCGACTACCGCGTGATGGTTCTGGAGGGCGAGTACGTCGGCGCGGTCGAGCGGCGGCTGCCGGCGGGCGCCCGCGAGCGCGGCCGCTGGAAACACAACGTCCACCGCGGCGCCGAGGCGACGGGGGTCGAACTGCCCGACCCGTTGTGCGACCTCGCGGAGTCGGTCGCCCGCGAACTCGACGTCCCGTTTCTCGGGGTCGACCTGCTCGTCGCGGACGATCGCACCGTCGTCGCCGAGACGAACGCCCGGCCGACGATCGACGCGGCGACGAAGTACGAGCCGGACTTCTACGACCGGCTGGCCTCGGCGATCCGCACGCGCACGGAAGGTTAG
- a CDS encoding 50S ribosomal protein L16: MADKPASMYREISKPAYTRREYITGIPGSKIAQHKMGDIGADPDDYPVQISLVVEEECQIRHGSLEAARLSANRHMLKNAGEGNYKMILRKFPHHVIRENKQATGAGADRVSDGMRQAFGKIVGTAARIQKGDRLFTVWCDVDDADFAKDAFRRAYNKISPPCRIVVERGEEKLIA, translated from the coding sequence ATGGCCGACAAACCCGCCTCCATGTACCGGGAGATCAGTAAACCGGCCTACACGCGCCGCGAGTACATTACTGGCATCCCGGGCTCGAAGATCGCACAGCACAAGATGGGCGACATCGGTGCCGATCCGGACGACTACCCGGTCCAGATCAGCCTCGTCGTCGAGGAGGAGTGCCAGATCCGCCACGGCAGCCTCGAAGCCGCGCGCCTCTCGGCGAACCGACACATGCTCAAGAACGCCGGGGAGGGCAACTACAAGATGATCCTCCGGAAGTTCCCCCACCACGTCATCCGGGAGAACAAGCAGGCGACGGGCGCGGGCGCGGACCGCGTCTCCGACGGCATGCGGCAGGCGTTCGGCAAGATCGTCGGCACCGCCGCGCGCATCCAGAAGGGCGACCGCCTCTTTACCGTCTGGTGTGACGTCGACGACGCCGACTTCGCCAAGGACGCCTTCCGGCGCGCTTACAACAAGATCTCGCCGCCGTGTCGGATCGTCGTCGAGCGGGGCGAAGAGAAGCTGATCGCCTGA
- a CDS encoding helix-turn-helix domain-containing protein codes for MTMPQQLATPRIDPLPDDVESAHAKLVLLYLEATGGATADELNDVLGLKKLSVLSVVRSLSTAGLVERDGDEYLPRR; via the coding sequence ATGACCATGCCACAGCAACTCGCCACGCCCCGCATCGACCCGCTGCCGGACGACGTGGAGTCGGCACACGCGAAACTGGTGTTGCTCTACCTCGAAGCCACCGGCGGCGCCACGGCCGACGAACTGAACGACGTCCTCGGACTGAAGAAACTCTCCGTCCTGAGCGTGGTGCGCTCGCTCTCGACCGCCGGCCTCGTCGAACGGGACGGCGACGAGTACCTGCCCCGTCGCTGA